A region of Nostoc sp. 'Peltigera membranacea cyanobiont' N6 DNA encodes the following proteins:
- the metH gene encoding methionine synthase, translated as MTHPFLERLRSPDSPVLVFDGAMGTNLQTQNLTAEDFGGPQYEGCNEYLVHTKPEAVAKVHRDFLAAGADVIETDTFGSTSLVLAEYDLADQAYYLSKTAAELAKRVAAEFSTPEKPRFVAGSIGPTTKLPTLGHIDFDTMKATFAEQAEALWDGGVDLFLVETCQDVLQIKAALNGIEEVFAKKGDRRPLMVSVTMESMGTMLVGSEISAVLTILAPYPIDILGLNCATGPDLMKPHIKYLAEHSPFIVSCIPNAGLPENVGGQAHYRLTPLELRMSLMHFVEDLGVQVIGGCCGTRPEHIQQLAELAKDLKPKVRHPSLEPAAASIYTTQPYDQDNSFLIVGERLNASGSKKCRDLLNAEDWDGLVSMARAQVKEGAHILDVNVDYVGRDGVRDMHELVSRIVNNVTLPLMLDSTEWEKMEAGLKVAGGKCLLNSTNYEDGEPRFLKVLELAKKYGAGVIIGTIDEDGMARTADKKFAIAQRAYRQAVEYGIPPTEIFFDTLALPISTGIEEDRENGKATIESIGRIREGLPGCHVILGVSNISFGLNPASRMVLNSVFLHEATTAGMDAAIVSANKILPLAKIDARHQEICRQLIYDERKFEGNVCVYDPLGELTTAFAGVTTKRDRSLDESLPIPERLTRHIIDGERIGLEEHLKKALEEYPPLQIINTFLLDGMKVVGELFGSGQMQLPFVLQSAETMKAAVAFLEPFMEKSESGNNAKGTFIIATVKGDVHDIGKNLVDIILSNNGYKVINLGIKQPVENIINAYEQYKPDCIAMSGLLVKSTAFMKENLEVFNEKGISVPVILGGAALTPKFVYEDCQKTYKGKVVYGKDAFSDLHFMDKLMPAKAADNWQDLQGFLNEVETAEVSTNGNKEPKATTAEETSAEPKVLDTRRSEAVAIDIERPTPPFWGTKLLQPSDIPIEEIFWHLDLQALIAGQWQFRKPKEQSKEEYQAFLAEKVYPVLETWKQRIIEENLLHPQVIYGYFPCQSEGNSLHIYNSENQSQQVATFDFPRQKSLRRLCIADFFAPKESGIIDVFPMQAVTVGEIATEFAQKLFAANQYTDYLYFHGMAVQVAEAVAEWTHARIRRELGFVAEEPDNIRDILAQRYRGSRYSFGYPACPNIQDQYKQLELLQTDRINLYMDESEQLYPEQSTTAIITYHPVAKYFSA; from the coding sequence ATGACTCATCCTTTCCTTGAACGCCTGCGTAGTCCAGATAGCCCAGTCCTCGTATTTGACGGGGCGATGGGAACCAATTTACAAACCCAAAACCTGACTGCTGAAGACTTCGGCGGCCCACAGTATGAAGGTTGTAACGAATACTTAGTCCACACGAAACCCGAAGCAGTCGCTAAGGTTCACCGCGACTTTCTCGCCGCTGGTGCTGATGTCATTGAAACCGATACCTTTGGTAGTACGTCCCTGGTGCTGGCAGAATATGACTTGGCAGACCAAGCCTACTACCTCAGCAAGACAGCCGCAGAATTGGCCAAGCGTGTAGCTGCGGAATTTTCCACACCAGAAAAACCCCGGTTTGTGGCAGGTTCCATCGGCCCCACAACGAAACTCCCTACTTTGGGACATATTGACTTTGACACCATGAAAGCGACTTTTGCTGAACAAGCAGAGGCGCTGTGGGATGGTGGTGTCGATTTATTTTTGGTGGAAACTTGCCAAGATGTGCTGCAAATTAAGGCGGCGCTGAATGGAATTGAAGAAGTGTTTGCTAAGAAGGGCGATCGCAGACCGTTGATGGTTTCTGTGACAATGGAAAGCATGGGCACAATGTTGGTAGGTTCCGAAATCAGCGCTGTGCTGACAATTCTCGCACCTTACCCAATAGATATTCTTGGTCTAAACTGCGCCACTGGCCCAGACTTGATGAAACCACATATCAAGTATTTGGCAGAACATTCACCTTTCATCGTTTCCTGTATTCCCAACGCGGGTTTACCTGAAAACGTTGGCGGTCAAGCACACTACCGACTGACACCGTTAGAATTACGGATGTCATTGATGCATTTTGTTGAAGATTTGGGTGTCCAAGTGATCGGGGGTTGCTGTGGGACGCGTCCAGAACACATTCAACAATTGGCAGAACTCGCTAAAGACCTGAAGCCAAAAGTTAGACATCCAAGTTTAGAACCAGCAGCAGCATCAATTTACACCACTCAGCCCTACGATCAAGATAATTCCTTCTTGATAGTTGGCGAACGTCTCAACGCCAGTGGTTCCAAAAAGTGCCGCGATTTGCTAAATGCCGAAGATTGGGATGGACTCGTTTCAATGGCGAGGGCGCAAGTCAAAGAAGGCGCACACATCCTCGATGTCAACGTCGATTATGTGGGACGTGACGGCGTGCGGGATATGCACGAACTAGTTTCGCGCATTGTTAATAATGTGACACTGCCTTTAATGCTTGACTCCACCGAATGGGAAAAGATGGAGGCGGGTTTAAAAGTTGCTGGTGGTAAGTGTTTGCTTAATTCCACCAACTACGAAGATGGGGAACCGCGCTTTTTAAAGGTGCTGGAGTTAGCGAAAAAGTACGGTGCTGGTGTAATCATTGGTACTATCGATGAAGATGGGATGGCACGGACAGCAGACAAAAAGTTTGCGATCGCCCAACGCGCTTACCGTCAAGCTGTAGAATACGGCATACCACCCACCGAAATATTCTTTGATACTCTGGCGTTACCAATTTCCACCGGGATTGAAGAAGACCGAGAAAACGGTAAAGCTACCATTGAATCCATCGGGCGGATTCGTGAAGGATTGCCTGGATGTCATGTGATTTTGGGTGTTTCCAATATTTCCTTTGGTTTGAATCCAGCCTCGCGGATGGTGCTGAACTCAGTGTTTTTGCACGAAGCGACAACGGCGGGAATGGATGCAGCCATTGTCAGCGCTAACAAGATTTTACCCCTTGCGAAGATTGACGCACGCCATCAAGAAATTTGTCGCCAGTTGATTTATGACGAGCGCAAATTTGAAGGTAACGTCTGCGTTTACGATCCCTTGGGTGAGCTTACCACAGCGTTTGCTGGGGTAACAACTAAGCGCGATCGCTCCTTAGATGAAAGTCTCCCCATTCCCGAACGTCTCACACGCCACATCATCGACGGCGAACGCATTGGCTTAGAAGAACATCTCAAAAAAGCCTTAGAAGAATATCCCCCCTTGCAAATTATCAACACCTTCCTGCTAGATGGGATGAAAGTTGTCGGGGAATTGTTCGGTTCAGGACAAATGCAGCTACCTTTCGTCTTGCAATCTGCGGAAACCATGAAAGCGGCGGTGGCGTTTCTAGAACCGTTCATGGAAAAATCAGAATCAGGCAACAATGCCAAGGGAACCTTTATCATTGCCACAGTGAAAGGCGATGTCCACGACATTGGTAAAAACTTGGTAGATATCATCTTGTCTAACAACGGCTACAAGGTGATTAACCTGGGAATTAAACAGCCGGTAGAAAACATCATTAACGCTTACGAACAGTACAAACCTGATTGTATTGCCATGAGTGGTTTACTGGTAAAATCCACCGCCTTTATGAAAGAGAACTTGGAGGTATTCAACGAAAAGGGAATTAGTGTCCCTGTGATATTAGGTGGTGCGGCCTTGACTCCCAAGTTTGTCTATGAAGATTGTCAAAAAACCTATAAAGGTAAAGTTGTTTATGGCAAAGATGCCTTTTCTGACTTGCATTTCATGGATAAATTAATGCCAGCAAAAGCTGCTGATAACTGGCAAGATTTGCAAGGATTTTTGAACGAAGTCGAAACGGCTGAAGTTTCGACAAATGGCAACAAAGAACCAAAAGCGACAACTGCTGAAGAAACATCTGCTGAACCAAAAGTATTAGATACAAGACGTTCCGAAGCCGTGGCGATAGATATTGAACGTCCTACACCGCCTTTTTGGGGAACGAAGTTATTGCAGCCTAGTGATATTCCCATTGAGGAAATATTCTGGCACTTGGATTTACAAGCTTTAATTGCGGGACAGTGGCAATTCCGCAAGCCAAAGGAACAATCTAAGGAAGAATATCAAGCTTTCTTAGCTGAGAAAGTTTACCCAGTTTTAGAAACTTGGAAACAGCGAATTATTGAAGAGAATCTGTTACATCCGCAGGTGATTTACGGATATTTCCCTTGTCAATCCGAGGGGAATTCTCTACATATATATAACTCAGAGAACCAATCACAACAGGTTGCAACTTTCGATTTTCCTAGACAAAAGTCTTTAAGGCGGTTGTGTATAGCAGATTTCTTTGCACCCAAAGAATCGGGAATTATTGATGTCTTCCCCATGCAAGCGGTGACTGTAGGGGAAATTGCCACAGAGTTCGCTCAAAAGCTGTTTGCAGCCAATCAATACACCGATTATCTGTATTTCCACGGCATGGCGGTGCAGGTGGCCGAGGCTGTAGCTGAATGGACACACGCTAGAATTCGCCGTGAATTAGGCTTTGTTGCTGAAGAACCCGACAATATTCGGGATATATTAGCACAACGCTATCGTGGCTCGCGGTATAGTTTTGGGTATCCAGCTTGTCCAAATATTCAGGATCAATACAAGCAACTGGAGTTATTGCAGACTGACAGGATTAACTTGTATATGGATGAAAGCGAACAACTTTATCCAGAACAATCTACCACTGCAATTATTACTTACCACCCAGTAGCCAAATACTTTAGCGCTTAG
- a CDS encoding endonuclease domain-containing protein, with amino-acid sequence MTQLYNKNSEIEKRRQLRQNIIKAEKLIWDKIRDRQLENCKFRRQYSVDKFIIDFYNSELKLAIEIDGESYLQKGTAEYD; translated from the coding sequence ATGACTCAACTTTATAACAAAAATAGTGAAATAGAAAAAAGGCGACAATTACGCCAAAATATAATAAAAGCCGAGAAACTTATTTGGGATAAAATAAGAGATAGGCAGCTTGAAAACTGCAAATTTCGTAGACAATATAGTGTAGATAAGTTTATTATAGATTTTTATAATTCTGAATTGAAGTTAGCTATAGAAATTGATGGCGAAAGCTATTTACAAAAAGGTACTGCTGAATACGATTAA
- a CDS encoding endonuclease domain-containing protein, with product MAKAIYKKVLLNTIKAKQKFIESAGIKFIRFTNNDVYANLSGVLESIAQNIRNLRG from the coding sequence ATGGCGAAAGCTATTTACAAAAAGGTACTGCTGAATACGATTAAAGCAAAACAAAAATTTATTGAATCAGCAGGAATTAAGTTTATTAGATTTACGAATAATGATGTATACGCTAATTTGTCTGGCGTGCTGGAAAGTATTGCTCAAAATATACGAAATTTAAGAGGATAG
- the hpsA gene encoding hormogonium polysaccharide biosynthesis protein HpsA — MSRKLQLVKAIQKNFKQISKQFLSTINKQIIWLLRALFGNRRRRNSENAGFLLPTVAMVILVVVLLTTAILFRSFERSKNASNVRVNEAVLNAAAPALDRARAKLDKLFDDRRLPRATPSDTALETTLRTYLNEYSFGDETQLNVNYGSETALPTAWMFPIDTNNNGKFDTYTLYGIYFRNPPITSGSYSRARNPLEARTPPMTSGSISNGCQDTLGTSATLVGSTGWFNIAGKLKKSFFVYTANVPITSQPADTTNYETFTGNKGFSGLEYQQDRVQLPLVNNAVVYDDDVELTPGTLFNLNGRILTNSNFLTGSNGNTVTLYQVSSKNSCFYDDENAKIIVGGNLGAGLFTSDTDDASNTTVVHLFRGLGADPETSSGVNVKDNKSVTGTANKIAYNSLAYVQRINLLVQAQAANAASTDPQEVKDGITQQLKVLNLDTSTASTDLQASIRNNQLGLYFKKRTRRVPYAEIAFAGNALGTYTLTTVLGLSSGDSLRPPDTWVYPFDPADGKTRTNYANLTLKANTSDSTKLLPSATEPTRQRQVGKEQYLGDRILLGNNLPGLWWNGTTFIGSDSTDTQSITGINWDDPSTANRNRRSRVQQLADLGTVDRDGDWEASAATIPSTPQDSVGGLRVVTGAGIYLPSNLTVSSSQANFTAAATQIWSDMMPVPSETATVGTSVDARDVTGGFDYSTIQVSSQPYLRMRATAVYHYQASGYSQTSPTPIACISSYYDPTNTTTAHNLNSLPSATIPLPATTAFIYDQAANGLSNNGIVYPAPTKTVSDYQYLLNYEASLKYLNGRTVNEVLKNSLAKAASSRTLSEQSAIDTAICAIQILDGTLSPSASPVIPHGAIYETAFLDARQIKAIHKDVSASNPGVETFTNGDGVNGDGTGIVASPSTDYELAKETRQPLEIRATVLDISRLRTTYGTATPQEYLIPNSGIIYATRDDALLDLSTASGITAIDTATQIQNKKDTQKSSSPVDLKLDPTRRPNAIMLINGNPIWRTSDYRDGEKGLILASNLPVYIKGDFNIHSQEEFTTALASDWSNFYSRTASTRNTQFACRKNDTRLPGKCLPNGDAWRPASVLSDAITLLSNNFQFGYRSDGDYDLNNNLGDSTSITAFRKNGFALINRSGVVVTTNNANVINAAWYDTSTAAPSSTSIKSSYLNNFVTPIQRVKNTTTSSDNSQPLITAPVAVPEYLMEYCPKLPVSACTDPINDWVIAPGITASSAIGQSFSLTTYKAGTSAQLPVDSNNKRYPRRVAFKRDDSTGNVLLDHSKPIILGIKGGLIKDFPIYNFASGADARPDPKINGLWFRTTTANDDTQPLQVTLGTVSPSTDQPILSPVLQIQAAFDKEDVSPTSDRDRRIGPNNKQGSYWLQWATPTTFNLAAAGGDTPARTTEDNGGLHNFVRFLENWDPLYDDLTKANAATISGSFIQRTRSAYATAPFTAFLTNSASITSDTVYPIANSNGQIPFYLAPKRQWGYDVALLSQSPDAFSQKLAITPDDKPNEYFREVGRDDVWVKALLCAKKANTSVPPAFTVPAIDSDQIPTSCP; from the coding sequence ATGTCTCGAAAACTTCAGCTAGTCAAGGCAATTCAAAAAAACTTCAAACAAATTAGTAAGCAGTTTTTATCTACGATTAACAAACAAATTATTTGGCTACTACGAGCTTTATTTGGCAATCGAAGAAGACGAAATTCGGAGAATGCTGGGTTTTTGTTGCCGACAGTGGCGATGGTAATTTTAGTAGTTGTATTGTTAACAACTGCAATCTTGTTTCGGTCTTTTGAACGCTCCAAAAATGCTAGCAATGTCAGGGTTAATGAAGCTGTGCTGAACGCCGCAGCACCAGCCCTGGATAGAGCTAGAGCAAAATTAGACAAGCTATTTGATGACCGTAGATTGCCACGAGCCACACCCTCAGATACAGCTTTAGAGACTACTTTAAGAACTTATTTGAATGAATATAGCTTTGGCGACGAAACTCAACTAAATGTAAATTATGGCAGTGAAACAGCACTCCCAACTGCATGGATGTTCCCCATTGATACAAATAACAATGGGAAATTTGACACCTATACTCTTTATGGAATTTATTTCCGAAATCCGCCTATAACTAGTGGCTCATATAGTCGTGCTAGAAATCCTCTGGAGGCAAGAACTCCGCCCATGACCTCTGGTAGTATTAGTAACGGTTGTCAAGATACTCTAGGAACTAGTGCTACTTTGGTGGGGAGTACGGGCTGGTTTAATATTGCTGGTAAGCTGAAGAAAAGCTTTTTTGTTTACACTGCTAATGTTCCAATCACTAGCCAACCTGCTGATACAACTAACTACGAAACTTTCACCGGGAATAAAGGTTTTTCAGGTTTAGAGTATCAACAAGACCGCGTTCAACTACCGCTAGTTAACAATGCGGTGGTTTATGACGATGATGTAGAACTTACCCCAGGTACTCTATTTAACCTAAATGGACGGATATTAACTAATAGTAACTTCCTAACTGGTAGTAATGGTAATACAGTTACACTTTATCAGGTCAGTAGTAAGAATTCCTGTTTCTACGATGATGAAAACGCCAAAATTATTGTCGGTGGAAATTTAGGCGCAGGTCTTTTCACCAGTGACACTGATGATGCAAGCAATACTACTGTGGTGCATTTATTCCGAGGTTTAGGAGCTGATCCTGAGACTTCTTCTGGCGTTAATGTTAAAGATAACAAATCAGTCACTGGAACAGCGAATAAGATTGCGTACAATAGTTTAGCTTATGTACAACGCATTAATCTTTTGGTGCAAGCACAGGCTGCTAACGCTGCATCTACCGATCCACAAGAAGTCAAAGATGGCATTACACAGCAATTAAAAGTATTAAATCTCGATACCTCCACCGCCTCCACAGACCTACAAGCTAGTATCCGTAATAATCAGCTAGGACTCTATTTTAAAAAACGTACACGCCGTGTACCTTATGCTGAAATTGCCTTCGCTGGAAATGCACTAGGAACTTATACTCTCACTACAGTGTTAGGACTAAGTAGTGGTGATTCGCTGCGTCCACCAGACACTTGGGTTTATCCTTTTGATCCCGCTGATGGTAAAACTAGAACTAATTATGCCAATTTAACACTCAAAGCTAATACTTCTGATAGTACCAAGCTATTACCCAGTGCTACAGAGCCAACTAGACAGCGACAAGTAGGTAAAGAACAGTATCTTGGCGATCGCATTTTGCTAGGTAATAACCTACCTGGATTGTGGTGGAATGGGACAACATTTATTGGTTCAGATAGCACAGATACGCAAAGTATCACAGGTATTAACTGGGACGACCCTTCAACTGCAAATCGTAATCGCCGTAGTCGTGTACAGCAACTAGCTGATTTAGGAACTGTTGACCGAGATGGAGACTGGGAAGCATCTGCTGCTACCATACCAAGTACTCCCCAAGATTCTGTAGGTGGCTTGCGGGTAGTGACTGGTGCAGGGATTTATTTGCCTAGTAATTTGACTGTTAGTAGTTCTCAAGCAAACTTTACCGCAGCTGCAACCCAAATCTGGTCAGATATGATGCCAGTGCCTTCAGAAACAGCTACTGTTGGCACAAGTGTTGATGCTAGGGATGTAACAGGTGGCTTTGACTATTCAACAATTCAAGTCTCAAGTCAACCATATTTACGGATGCGGGCTACAGCAGTTTATCACTACCAAGCTAGTGGCTATAGCCAGACAAGCCCTACACCAATCGCTTGTATAAGTAGTTACTACGACCCAACGAATACTACTACCGCTCATAACCTCAATAGTCTTCCTTCTGCGACAATACCTCTTCCTGCGACAACAGCTTTTATATATGACCAAGCTGCAAATGGTTTATCTAACAATGGCATCGTTTATCCAGCTCCAACAAAGACTGTTTCAGACTATCAGTATTTGCTAAATTACGAGGCTAGTTTAAAGTATCTGAATGGGCGGACGGTGAATGAAGTTCTGAAAAATTCTCTGGCAAAAGCAGCTTCCTCTCGGACACTTTCAGAGCAGTCTGCAATCGATACTGCCATTTGTGCTATCCAGATATTAGATGGTACTCTCAGTCCTAGTGCGAGTCCTGTTATCCCTCACGGCGCAATTTACGAAACTGCCTTTTTAGATGCAAGGCAGATTAAAGCAATTCATAAAGATGTATCAGCATCAAATCCTGGTGTAGAAACATTCACTAACGGCGATGGTGTAAATGGAGATGGCACTGGAATTGTAGCAAGCCCGTCTACAGATTACGAACTGGCCAAAGAAACCCGCCAACCTCTAGAAATTCGTGCCACTGTATTAGACATTAGTAGATTGCGGACAACTTACGGCACAGCAACACCACAAGAATACTTAATTCCCAATAGCGGTATTATTTACGCTACTCGTGATGATGCACTTTTAGATTTGAGTACTGCTTCTGGTATTACAGCAATAGATACAGCTACACAAATACAGAACAAAAAAGATACTCAAAAATCAAGTAGCCCTGTAGACTTAAAACTCGATCCAACTCGCCGCCCTAACGCCATCATGTTAATCAATGGCAACCCAATCTGGCGTACAAGTGATTACAGAGATGGAGAAAAAGGTTTGATTCTAGCTTCTAATTTGCCCGTCTATATTAAAGGCGACTTTAATATACATAGCCAAGAAGAGTTTACAACAGCTCTAGCTAGTGATTGGAGCAATTTTTACTCTCGCACTGCATCAACCCGTAATACCCAATTTGCCTGTCGTAAAAATGACACTCGGCTACCAGGTAAGTGTCTACCAAATGGGGACGCATGGCGACCTGCCAGCGTGTTGTCAGATGCAATCACACTTCTTTCTAATAACTTCCAGTTTGGCTACCGCAGTGATGGAGACTATGACCTGAATAATAATCTGGGGGATAGTACTTCTATTACTGCATTTCGGAAAAATGGGTTTGCTTTGATAAATCGCAGTGGTGTCGTAGTTACTACCAACAACGCCAATGTCATCAATGCTGCCTGGTATGACACTAGCACTGCTGCTCCAAGTTCTACTAGTATAAAAAGTTCTTACCTCAATAACTTTGTTACACCCATCCAGCGAGTCAAAAACACCACTACAAGCAGTGATAATAGTCAACCTCTAATTACTGCTCCTGTTGCTGTTCCAGAGTATTTAATGGAGTACTGTCCAAAACTACCTGTTTCAGCTTGCACTGATCCAATTAATGATTGGGTTATCGCTCCTGGTATTACTGCCTCATCTGCTATTGGACAATCTTTTTCTCTTACTACATATAAAGCAGGTACATCAGCGCAATTACCAGTAGATTCCAACAATAAGAGGTATCCTCGTCGTGTTGCTTTCAAGCGTGATGATAGTACGGGCAACGTGTTATTGGATCATAGTAAACCCATTATTTTAGGTATAAAGGGTGGACTAATAAAAGATTTTCCAATATATAATTTTGCAAGCGGTGCAGATGCTAGACCAGATCCAAAAATTAATGGTCTATGGTTCCGAACAACTACTGCTAATGACGATACTCAACCGCTACAGGTGACTCTAGGAACTGTTTCACCTTCAACCGACCAACCAATATTATCCCCAGTTTTACAAATTCAAGCAGCTTTCGACAAAGAAGATGTATCACCAACATCAGATAGGGATCGGAGAATAGGCCCTAATAATAAACAGGGTTCTTATTGGTTACAATGGGCAACACCTACTACCTTCAATTTAGCTGCGGCAGGGGGAGATACGCCAGCTCGCACGACAGAAGATAATGGTGGTCTACACAATTTTGTCCGCTTCTTGGAAAATTGGGACCCACTTTACGACGACTTAACGAAGGCTAACGCAGCTACAATTAGCGGCTCTTTTATCCAAAGAACTCGTAGTGCCTATGCTACTGCACCATTTACGGCATTCTTAACTAATTCGGCCAGTATTACCAGCGATACTGTATATCCGATCGCTAATAGTAATGGTCAGATACCTTTTTATCTAGCTCCTAAACGGCAGTGGGGTTATGATGTCGCCTTGCTATCGCAATCACCAGACGCATTTTCGCAAAAATTAGCGATAACACCAGATGACAAACCCAATGAGTACTTCCGAGAAGTTGGCCGAGATGACGTATGGGTGAAAGCTTTGCTATGTGCTAAAAAAGCTAATACCAGTGTTCCTCCTGCATTTACTGTTCCTGCAATCGATTCAGATCAAATTCCTACTAGCTGCCCATAA
- the hpsB gene encoding hormogonium polysaccharide secretion pseudopilin HpsB: MIKRKQQQVSYLSGEAGFTIIESLVAILIVAILLAAIAPTIVIATATRVQSKRVEQATQAARSFIDGVKSGAVTTPATNIPLTQSAAATPRYLSDNLLNTDSTSMPPPTSSTSLYCVRKDGNNNLAIANPDCTTPPTGMTNLFYIQAVKIVVAGSTPTDTTTGLPKDGYRLGIRVYRSDIDFTNAKASNGSDKKTQRTFTGTLGDRQSPLVEMTTEIGSRNTSFNALCQRLVITGSTTSNTTCN; encoded by the coding sequence ATGATTAAGCGCAAACAACAGCAAGTGAGTTACCTATCTGGTGAGGCTGGTTTCACGATTATTGAGTCGCTTGTAGCAATACTCATAGTTGCTATTTTACTGGCAGCGATCGCACCTACCATCGTCATTGCAACAGCAACCCGCGTCCAATCAAAACGTGTAGAACAAGCCACCCAAGCTGCCAGAAGTTTCATTGACGGTGTTAAATCTGGAGCAGTGACAACCCCTGCTACCAATATTCCACTGACTCAATCAGCCGCTGCAACACCCAGGTATTTAAGTGACAACTTACTCAACACAGACTCCACAAGTATGCCACCTCCTACATCATCAACATCTTTATATTGTGTGAGAAAAGATGGAAATAACAACCTAGCTATTGCTAACCCAGACTGTACTACTCCCCCAACAGGTATGACCAACTTATTTTACATTCAAGCTGTAAAAATCGTAGTAGCAGGAAGCACCCCAACAGATACAACAACCGGTTTACCAAAAGATGGCTACCGTTTGGGAATTCGAGTTTATCGGTCGGATATTGACTTTACTAATGCTAAAGCTAGCAACGGTAGTGACAAAAAAACACAAAGAACTTTCACGGGTACTTTAGGCGATCGTCAATCCCCATTAGTGGAGATGACAACTGAGATCGGCTCTAGAAACACTTCCTTCAATGCTCTATGTCAACGTCTTGTTATTACTGGCAGTACTACTAGTAACACCACTTGCAATTAA
- the hpsC gene encoding hormogonium polysaccharide secretion pseudopilin HpsC — protein MKNLLRFLLSIQLKHSKFVQQVNGFTLIELLIGLLLAFLVITPLLGFMINILSTDQKEQAKANSEQEIQSAIDYIGRDLQQAVYIYDGTALTTNSNTTAASSGIQNQIPPVKKAGFCDSSSTTVTCKPVLVFWKRKFISSVITPSSTTTSKDDTFVYSLVAYYLIKDISTSTSTTWSKAARIARFEISDGVLATSGSPNCNTTDYPNDSYIDTSHCPDPGFQRFNLNLPGAVGINQQMNSWKTASSVYTQTPFVLVDFIDQTSIPTSTADPLYPQCPTGVLSKGSFMGFYACVDVANTTAQVFLRGNALARLQNNNFDYSSNNQTYFPTASVRVQGRGYLFTR, from the coding sequence ATGAAGAATTTGCTCAGATTTCTTCTCAGCATTCAGCTGAAACATTCTAAATTTGTTCAGCAGGTTAATGGTTTTACCCTGATAGAACTTTTGATAGGCTTATTGCTGGCATTCCTAGTGATTACACCACTGCTAGGATTTATGATTAATATTCTCAGTACAGATCAGAAGGAGCAAGCAAAGGCAAATTCTGAACAAGAAATCCAGTCAGCAATTGATTACATTGGCCGTGATTTACAACAAGCTGTCTATATATATGATGGAACTGCACTGACTACCAATTCAAACACTACCGCAGCAAGCTCAGGAATTCAAAACCAAATACCCCCTGTTAAAAAAGCTGGTTTTTGTGATTCTTCTAGTACTACTGTTACTTGTAAACCCGTTTTAGTGTTTTGGAAACGCAAGTTTATCTCAAGTGTGATTACACCTTCTAGCACTACAACAAGCAAAGATGATACTTTTGTTTACTCATTAGTTGCCTATTATTTAATCAAAGATATTAGCACCAGTACTAGCACCACTTGGTCAAAAGCAGCTCGCATTGCCAGATTTGAAATTAGTGATGGAGTTCTTGCTACTAGCGGTAGTCCTAATTGTAATACTACTGACTATCCTAATGACTCATATATTGATACCAGCCACTGCCCCGATCCAGGTTTTCAGCGTTTTAACCTGAATCTACCAGGTGCTGTCGGTATAAATCAGCAAATGAATTCATGGAAAACAGCTTCGTCAGTTTACACTCAAACACCTTTCGTACTAGTTGATTTTATCGATCAAACCTCTATCCCAACAAGTACAGCAGATCCATTATATCCTCAGTGCCCCACTGGAGTACTTAGCAAGGGTAGTTTTATGGGCTTTTATGCTTGCGTTGATGTTGCCAACACAACAGCACAGGTGTTTTTACGAGGTAATGCCCTAGCTCGATTGCAAAATAACAATTTTGATTACTCTTCAAATAACCAAACCTACTTTCCAACAGCAAGCGTCCGCGTCCAAGGACGTGGGTATTTATTTACTAGATGA